The Halobacterium sp. CBA1132 genome has a segment encoding these proteins:
- a CDS encoding alpha/beta fold hydrolase, translating to MTSPSDDTTTDRSRRRVLQSAAAAALAGLAGCASGGDDGTTSAPTQTTAESTTAAPTTVSEAAQRETANDLVQALAAGEYETAFGMLSENVRSQYSAARLETDWTQTTANYGRFEGVSGTTREPTGGYDVLVVQAQFEAGVLGVRVVFERASIEGLQFVPWVEDAYSPPAYADQSAFEERELALDSPACDLGATLTVPTGGADTGVVLVHGSGPNDRDGTIGPNKPLKDLAWGLATEDVAVLRYDKRTYACDVATGDLGFDALVADDALTALDRLRAETDVSSAAVVGHSLGGYAAPRIAERDGDTAAFLLAAPSRPLYELVPDQLRYLANLDDTVTEDERSRIEDAEATAERLANGNYESGGFAWSADFWRAVAEYDPVTTATGLDREVYALQGGRDYQVSATEDFPAWRDALGESNTALYEDLNHLFVAGEGDPNPNEYFEPGNVAEPVVTDLAGWLS from the coding sequence GGCGACGATGGAACGACGAGCGCGCCGACGCAGACGACTGCGGAATCGACCACAGCCGCGCCGACGACCGTCAGCGAGGCCGCCCAACGCGAGACGGCAAACGACCTCGTACAGGCGCTGGCCGCCGGCGAGTACGAGACGGCGTTCGGAATGCTCTCGGAGAACGTCCGGAGCCAGTACTCCGCCGCCCGGCTGGAGACGGACTGGACGCAGACGACGGCCAACTACGGTCGCTTCGAGGGCGTCTCCGGGACGACTCGGGAGCCGACGGGCGGCTACGACGTGCTCGTGGTGCAGGCGCAGTTCGAGGCGGGCGTGCTCGGCGTCCGCGTCGTCTTCGAGCGGGCGTCCATCGAGGGCCTACAGTTCGTGCCGTGGGTCGAGGATGCGTACTCGCCGCCCGCGTACGCCGACCAGTCGGCCTTCGAGGAGCGCGAACTGGCGCTCGACTCGCCCGCCTGCGACCTCGGCGCGACGCTGACGGTGCCGACGGGTGGCGCGGACACAGGTGTGGTGCTCGTCCACGGCTCCGGGCCGAACGACCGCGACGGGACCATCGGCCCGAACAAGCCCCTGAAGGACCTCGCGTGGGGGCTGGCGACCGAGGACGTCGCCGTTCTCCGGTACGACAAGCGCACGTACGCCTGCGACGTGGCGACCGGCGACCTCGGATTCGACGCGCTCGTCGCCGACGACGCGCTGACCGCGCTCGACCGCTTGCGCGCGGAGACCGACGTGAGCAGTGCCGCGGTCGTCGGGCACAGCCTCGGCGGCTACGCCGCACCCCGAATCGCCGAGCGGGATGGGGACACAGCCGCGTTCCTGCTCGCCGCGCCGTCGCGCCCGCTGTACGAACTCGTCCCCGACCAACTGCGCTACCTCGCGAACCTCGACGATACGGTGACCGAGGACGAGCGCTCGCGCATCGAGGACGCGGAAGCGACCGCCGAACGCCTCGCGAACGGGAACTACGAGAGCGGCGGCTTCGCGTGGAGCGCGGACTTCTGGCGCGCGGTGGCGGAGTACGACCCCGTCACGACGGCGACGGGACTGGACCGCGAGGTGTACGCGCTACAGGGCGGCCGTGACTACCAAGTGAGCGCGACCGAGGACTTCCCAGCGTGGCGGGACGCGCTCGGCGAGAGCAATACGGCGCTGTACGAGGACTTGAACCACCTGTTCGTCGCCGGCGAGGGCGACCCGAACCCGAACGAGTACTTCGAGCCCGGGAACGTCGCCGAACCGGTAGTCACGGACCTCGCCGGTTGGCTCTCGTAG
- a CDS encoding PhzF family phenazine biosynthesis protein, producing MTATRALLVDAFTGEPCAGNAAGVVPDADDLTDGQMQAIAAELGASETAFVRESDDADRRIRYFTPTTEVDLCGHATIASHAHLFAADIIDAGEHTLETNVGVLDIEVEADGTVWMTQNAPEIREVDVSYERVAAATGLDEEALRGASDDLPLAVASTGLPFLVTPVTYLSDLGDADPDFDAVEALADEVDAAGVYAFSFDALDSDSTLQGRAWVPGAGVDEDPVTGTASGAAGAYLQHYAAFGGDIAEEMVFEQGHFVDRPGRVRVRVQDGRAPRVGGTAVETFDGTLQVPAADEDDILEA from the coding sequence ATGACAGCGACGCGAGCGCTCCTCGTGGACGCGTTCACCGGCGAGCCGTGTGCGGGGAACGCGGCCGGCGTGGTGCCCGACGCCGACGACCTGACCGACGGCCAGATGCAAGCTATCGCCGCCGAACTGGGCGCCAGCGAGACGGCGTTCGTCCGCGAGAGCGACGACGCCGACCGCCGGATTCGGTACTTCACGCCGACGACCGAGGTCGACCTCTGCGGGCACGCGACCATCGCGAGCCACGCGCATCTGTTCGCGGCCGACATCATCGACGCGGGCGAGCACACCCTGGAGACGAACGTCGGCGTGCTCGACATCGAAGTCGAGGCCGACGGCACGGTGTGGATGACGCAGAACGCCCCCGAGATTCGGGAGGTCGACGTGAGTTACGAGCGCGTCGCGGCCGCGACGGGGTTAGACGAGGAGGCGCTCCGGGGCGCCAGCGACGACCTGCCGCTGGCCGTCGCCTCAACTGGGCTGCCGTTCCTCGTCACGCCAGTGACGTACCTCTCTGACTTGGGCGATGCGGACCCGGACTTCGACGCGGTCGAGGCGCTCGCCGACGAGGTTGACGCCGCCGGCGTGTACGCGTTCTCGTTCGACGCGCTCGACAGCGACTCGACGCTCCAAGGGCGGGCGTGGGTGCCGGGCGCCGGCGTCGACGAGGACCCCGTGACCGGGACAGCTAGCGGCGCCGCGGGCGCGTACCTCCAGCACTACGCGGCGTTCGGCGGCGACATCGCCGAGGAGATGGTGTTCGAGCAGGGGCACTTCGTCGACCGGCCGGGTCGCGTCCGCGTGCGAGTGCAGGACGGCCGCGCGCCACGGGTCGGCGGGACGGCCGTCGAGACGTTCGACGGAACGCTGCAGGTGCCGGCGGCCGACGAGGACGACATCCTCGAAGCCTAG